In Aciduliprofundum sp. MAR08-339, a single window of DNA contains:
- the pyrH gene encoding UMP kinase gives MVVISLGGSIVCGEKLNIEYISKFRKFLTEFSKKHKIFLVVGGGRVAREYIHAAENLGMDQYTMDMLGINASRMNAALFLGEYSYPRVAMDIEEAVIASSSYNVVLMGGTEPGHTTDGVSLLLAERLGENLVVNMTSVGALYDRDPRVYEDANKIEHLSYEDAEKMFFELKMNAGLNIPFDLISLKIAERSRIKICIIGKDIESLKMVMADGRCPGTVIGNLHH, from the coding sequence ATGGTTGTGATCTCGCTGGGTGGCTCAATTGTGTGCGGTGAAAAACTAAATATTGAATATATATCCAAATTCAGGAAATTTCTGACTGAGTTTTCAAAAAAGCACAAAATATTCCTTGTGGTTGGCGGAGGAAGAGTTGCGAGAGAATACATACATGCTGCTGAGAATCTTGGGATGGACCAGTACACAATGGATATGCTGGGCATAAATGCAAGCAGAATGAATGCAGCCCTGTTTCTTGGAGAGTATTCCTATCCCCGGGTTGCAATGGATATAGAAGAGGCGGTAATTGCGTCCTCCTCCTACAATGTTGTTCTTATGGGGGGTACAGAGCCTGGGCATACAACAGACGGGGTCTCTTTGCTTCTTGCTGAGAGACTGGGTGAAAATTTGGTTGTGAACATGACCTCTGTGGGTGCACTTTACGACAGAGACCCGAGGGTTTATGAGGATGCAAATAAAATAGAGCATTTGAGTTATGAAGACGCAGAAAAGATGTTTTTTGAGTTGAAGATGAATGCCGGGCTCAATATACCATTTGATCTCATCTCCCTGAAGATCGCCGAGAGAAGCAGGATAAAAATATGCATCATTGGTAAGGATATAGAGAGCCTGAAAATGGTGATGGCCGATGGAAGATGCCCGGGCACGGTTATTGGAAACCTTCACCATTGA
- a CDS encoding gas vesicle protein GvpD P-loop domain-containing protein produces the protein MKNWPQEIKNFMKKKGVVLLIRGLPGTGKTIFTLTLMKDLKNSVFIAPKKVYDDIMRNYRWLDKSTKSRILVIDEKYDHNPSDSFGNVFFLLPESFRRALNMVERGEIDTIILDSWHTIVEELKYKTLEERERRDIYDPQRFFLNIIKLSDFGVNIVINKEGDEDDELSYVADGVITLRKMVDYGRVNRWLSFEKLRGVEIRRSEYAFTLKNGKVKILQTTVFKHPKSIVESPKKDIKMGSPIPSVILDDVVNFYRGNTVLYDFEENIPKEYHLTLFMSTVANFLKNGLKTIIIPPNDMDINEIKYQIYLFRLEKYLGKLKIIYPEEEMEEFVKPTDFYNLKDIIESSEKVIEEGDMNPLVIIGYDRLFSFLEKSEIMQFLDYMRNFIRKRGGILIITGKISDKTIKNFSGGVADIYIKFKNYNGDVLMYGIKPWTHAYLLSLSSRKGYPEIIKEEII, from the coding sequence ATGAAAAACTGGCCCCAGGAAATAAAGAACTTCATGAAGAAGAAGGGTGTGGTGCTTCTCATCAGAGGGTTGCCGGGCACTGGAAAGACCATATTTACACTCACACTTATGAAGGATCTCAAGAACTCCGTGTTCATCGCTCCCAAGAAGGTTTATGATGATATTATGAGAAATTACAGATGGCTTGATAAGAGTACCAAGAGCAGGATTCTCGTGATAGATGAAAAGTACGACCACAATCCATCGGATAGTTTTGGTAATGTTTTCTTCCTACTTCCAGAATCATTTCGCCGGGCATTGAACATGGTGGAGAGGGGCGAGATAGACACAATAATACTCGACAGTTGGCATACAATAGTTGAGGAGTTGAAGTACAAGACCCTGGAAGAAAGGGAGAGAAGGGATATTTACGATCCCCAGAGATTCTTTCTGAACATAATAAAACTCTCAGATTTCGGAGTTAACATAGTGATAAACAAAGAGGGTGATGAGGACGATGAACTATCCTACGTGGCTGATGGAGTCATAACACTAAGAAAGATGGTGGACTACGGTAGAGTGAACAGATGGCTGAGTTTTGAAAAACTCAGGGGCGTGGAGATAAGGAGGTCTGAGTACGCGTTCACTCTGAAAAATGGCAAGGTGAAAATCTTGCAAACTACGGTATTTAAACATCCAAAGAGTATAGTTGAATCTCCAAAAAAAGACATAAAAATGGGATCGCCCATACCATCCGTTATCCTGGACGATGTGGTGAATTTTTACCGTGGCAACACCGTTCTTTACGATTTTGAAGAGAACATTCCCAAGGAGTACCATCTAACCCTCTTCATGTCCACAGTTGCCAATTTCCTGAAAAACGGGCTAAAAACCATAATCATACCCCCAAATGATATGGACATAAACGAGATCAAGTACCAGATTTACCTCTTTCGGCTTGAAAAATACCTTGGAAAACTGAAAATCATATACCCTGAGGAGGAGATGGAAGAATTCGTAAAGCCCACTGATTTCTACAATTTGAAAGATATCATTGAAAGTTCTGAGAAAGTCATAGAGGAGGGAGATATGAATCCTCTGGTTATCATAGGCTACGACAGACTTTTCAGTTTCCTTGAAAAATCTGAAATAATGCAGTTCCTAGATTACATGCGCAATTTCATAAGAAAGAGGGGGGGAATCCTGATTATAACGGGAAAAATCTCGGATAAAACAATCAAGAATTTCAGTGGTGGCGTGGCGGACATATATATCAAGTTCAAAAACTACAACGGGGATGTGCTGATGTACGGCATAAAACCCTGGACTCACGCATATCTTTTAAGCCTATCCTCCAGAAAAGGTTATCCTGAAATAATAAAGGAGGAGATAATATGA
- a CDS encoding response regulator gives MKRILLVDDSKLFYRFVKDVFKNDDVEILWAKNGEEAIKKFNEFNPDLTMVDIILSDSNGVEIIKRLREIKPEANIMVISGLDKESVIKDALEAGAKDYLVKNVSISYFRQKIMDNID, from the coding sequence ATGAAAAGGATTCTCCTTGTTGATGACTCAAAATTGTTCTACAGATTCGTTAAGGATGTATTCAAAAATGATGATGTGGAGATACTCTGGGCCAAGAACGGTGAGGAGGCAATAAAGAAATTCAACGAATTTAATCCGGACCTGACAATGGTGGATATTATACTTTCGGACTCAAACGGTGTGGAAATAATAAAGAGACTCCGGGAGATAAAACCCGAGGCAAACATAATGGTCATAAGCGGGCTTGATAAGGAATCCGTGATAAAGGATGCGTTGGAAGCGGGTGCCAAGGACTATCTGGTGAAGAATGTGAGCATTTCCTATTTCAGGCAGAAAATCATGGACAATATAGATTAA
- a CDS encoding phosphoadenosine phosphosulfate reductase family protein yields MGRPVYLGKIKLYWCDECNVPLVSKGCGICGNEGRRVEITPPGEVRIGFEGDLKLLNRALEKQFGTVIRDHLVLFNRVPHYDRMDEIIVDGKVIGNLRYDINEGEFKMALRMDGAYFLNSHIKRGWVVVDDGAIAPILSGKNLMVPGVTSFAEDIKIGDEIIVRDSSGRAVAVGIAKMSSEDMENASRGVAVKIRHSGYGKWVRRRQPRIEDIIRANEEHLKKIEQRGVKFIKDISAKYDLPLAVSFSGGKDSLAVLLLAMESGIDFSVFFLNTGIELPETVEYVDEVEKAYGIKIDRIDAGNAFFDSLEHFGPPGRDYRWCCKACKLGPTTRYILERYPKGLLTLIGQRRYESFERMRKGSVWRNEWIPNQLSVSPIQNWTSFEVWLYILWKKAPINIWYKRGLTRIGCYLCPSSDLADFSIVREYFEGIDDWFSYLKIYARDRSIPEQWSISAWRWKNPPGWAGGVRVEREKLKVEFEGESWKSIRFNKEVDIDSMLNMLYALPEGSWRERDGEIEVSEKYEREARSLIVRSQECIGCGICLARCPVSALHLHNGKIKLMEDRCIHCLDCLGKCPVEEF; encoded by the coding sequence ATGGGAAGGCCTGTTTATCTGGGAAAAATCAAACTTTACTGGTGTGATGAATGCAACGTTCCACTGGTGAGTAAGGGGTGCGGGATTTGCGGGAATGAAGGTAGGAGGGTTGAAATAACTCCCCCGGGAGAGGTGAGGATTGGCTTTGAGGGTGACCTGAAATTACTGAACAGGGCCCTTGAAAAACAGTTTGGAACTGTTATAAGGGATCATCTTGTACTATTCAATCGTGTGCCCCACTACGACAGGATGGACGAGATCATCGTGGATGGGAAGGTTATTGGTAACCTGAGATATGACATAAATGAGGGAGAATTTAAAATGGCCCTTAGGATGGACGGGGCCTATTTTTTGAATTCACATATTAAAAGGGGCTGGGTGGTGGTTGATGATGGTGCCATAGCGCCCATTTTGAGCGGTAAGAACCTCATGGTTCCTGGAGTTACGTCATTTGCCGAGGATATAAAAATTGGAGATGAGATAATAGTTCGGGATTCTTCTGGCAGGGCCGTTGCAGTGGGAATTGCAAAGATGTCAAGTGAAGATATGGAAAATGCCAGTAGAGGCGTGGCTGTAAAAATAAGACACAGTGGATACGGAAAATGGGTGCGTAGAAGGCAGCCAAGAATTGAAGATATTATACGTGCCAATGAGGAACATCTCAAAAAAATTGAACAGAGAGGAGTTAAATTTATCAAGGATATAAGTGCCAAGTACGATTTGCCACTTGCTGTATCTTTCAGCGGAGGAAAGGATTCTCTTGCGGTGCTATTGCTTGCCATGGAATCGGGTATTGATTTTTCCGTGTTTTTCCTTAATACAGGGATTGAACTGCCAGAAACCGTTGAGTACGTGGACGAGGTGGAGAAGGCTTACGGTATAAAGATTGATAGAATTGATGCAGGAAATGCATTTTTCGACTCTCTTGAGCACTTTGGGCCACCTGGTAGGGATTACAGATGGTGTTGCAAGGCATGTAAACTTGGACCTACCACGCGGTACATACTTGAAAGATACCCGAAGGGACTCCTCACACTGATAGGGCAGAGAAGGTATGAGAGCTTTGAGAGAATGAGAAAGGGGAGTGTTTGGAGAAACGAATGGATTCCAAATCAACTATCGGTGAGTCCCATTCAGAACTGGACATCATTTGAGGTATGGTTGTATATCCTCTGGAAAAAGGCACCCATCAACATCTGGTATAAAAGGGGATTGACCAGGATAGGCTGTTATCTATGTCCATCCTCTGATCTTGCTGATTTCAGCATAGTTAGAGAGTATTTTGAGGGCATCGATGACTGGTTCTCCTACCTGAAGATTTACGCCAGAGATCGGAGCATACCTGAGCAGTGGAGCATTTCCGCTTGGAGATGGAAAAATCCCCCAGGATGGGCAGGCGGTGTGAGGGTTGAAAGGGAGAAGTTGAAGGTTGAATTTGAAGGTGAGTCTTGGAAAAGTATCCGTTTCAATAAAGAGGTGGACATTGATTCCATGCTCAATATGCTCTATGCACTTCCCGAGGGTTCTTGGAGAGAGAGGGATGGGGAAATAGAAGTTTCTGAGAAATACGAAAGGGAGGCTAGATCTCTAATTGTGAGGTCTCAGGAGTGCATTGGATGTGGGATATGCCTTGCCCGCTGTCCCGTGTCGGCACTTCATCTACATAACGGAAAAATAAAATTGATGGAAGATAGATGCATTCACTGTCTTGACTGCCTTGGAAAATGTCCGGTGGAGGAGTTTTAA
- a CDS encoding DeoR family transcriptional regulator, translating into MRNVLTKRIYNELELLSRHIRVLEVVIKKQPVGIIRISQILGIGEHEVRNSLSTLEENGFIRPTPNGAVVNSKLKSELLELAEQLGDIENIVKILKNQTLKLVV; encoded by the coding sequence GTGAGAAATGTGCTCACGAAGAGAATTTATAACGAACTGGAACTTCTCTCAAGGCATATTCGGGTACTTGAGGTTGTGATAAAAAAGCAACCGGTTGGGATAATTCGCATATCCCAGATACTTGGAATAGGGGAGCATGAGGTCCGCAACTCACTATCCACCCTTGAAGAAAACGGATTTATAAGACCAACTCCAAATGGGGCAGTAGTTAATTCTAAATTAAAAAGCGAATTGTTAGAACTTGCAGAACAGCTTGGAGATATTGAAAATATTGTGAAAATTCTTAAAAATCAGACGTTGAAACTCGTGGTTTAG
- a CDS encoding glutamine synthetase family protein, producing MVEWVYANLTDIEGRIHTIALRRDYDSFFKNGIGIDGSSIPGFAAVNRSDLVAKPDMDTFIKIPWREKEYLVLLKTYYEDMPFEKDPKNLAEKVDRILGDMGYIAVMRPELEFFVLDEKSNGNTHYFEPPYSDDTFEYRKRVSEAVQEMGIPIRYHHHENAAGQIEVELLWIDGVERTCDYTTYTKIASKWIAKDMGLKVSYMPKIAQDMAGNGMHIHVFLKRDGENIFRGEGEISQEARYFIGGILEHIRYMAAVTNPTINSYKRLSGGLEAPRYLAWGYRNRSTLIRVPARMKDIEIRNSDSSANPYLAFSLIILAGIEGMKKKIEPPDPVDYDLYSLSPEKLKEYPSLPASLDEAIELMESDTFVRSSLGSELFDTFVEMKRKEIEEFNRAVTDWEIKRYRDI from the coding sequence ATGGTTGAATGGGTTTATGCCAACCTGACCGATATAGAAGGTAGGATACACACCATTGCACTGAGGAGAGATTACGATTCATTCTTCAAAAATGGGATAGGCATTGATGGCTCCTCCATTCCCGGCTTCGCTGCGGTGAACAGATCTGATCTTGTGGCCAAGCCAGATATGGATACATTCATAAAAATTCCCTGGAGGGAGAAGGAATATCTCGTGCTTTTAAAAACCTACTATGAGGATATGCCCTTTGAGAAAGATCCCAAAAATCTTGCCGAAAAGGTTGATAGAATTCTGGGGGATATGGGCTATATTGCAGTTATGCGTCCAGAACTCGAGTTCTTCGTTCTGGACGAGAAGAGTAATGGAAATACACACTATTTTGAGCCCCCCTATTCAGATGACACCTTTGAATACAGAAAGAGGGTGAGTGAGGCTGTGCAAGAGATGGGCATACCAATAAGGTACCACCATCACGAAAACGCTGCAGGTCAAATTGAAGTGGAGCTTCTATGGATAGATGGGGTGGAACGCACCTGCGATTACACGACATACACGAAGATAGCCTCAAAGTGGATAGCGAAGGATATGGGTTTGAAGGTTTCATACATGCCAAAAATAGCTCAGGATATGGCAGGCAACGGTATGCACATCCATGTGTTTTTGAAGAGGGATGGAGAGAACATCTTCAGAGGAGAGGGCGAAATATCTCAGGAGGCAAGGTATTTCATCGGAGGAATTCTGGAGCATATAAGGTATATGGCAGCAGTGACCAATCCAACGATAAATTCATACAAGCGCTTATCTGGCGGGCTGGAAGCACCCAGATATCTGGCATGGGGATACAGGAACAGAAGCACCCTCATTCGCGTGCCAGCAAGGATGAAGGATATTGAGATAAGAAACTCTGACTCCTCGGCCAATCCTTACCTAGCATTCTCCCTGATTATCCTCGCAGGAATTGAGGGAATGAAGAAAAAGATAGAGCCTCCGGACCCGGTGGATTACGATCTCTACTCTCTATCTCCTGAGAAATTGAAAGAATATCCATCGTTGCCCGCGTCCCTGGATGAGGCCATTGAACTCATGGAGAGCGATACCTTTGTGCGTTCAAGTTTGGGCTCTGAATTATTTGACACATTCGTGGAAATGAAGAGAAAAGAAATTGAAGAGTTCAACAGAGCTGTTACAGATTGGGAAATAAAAAGGTACAGAGATATTTAA
- a CDS encoding DUF1015 domain-containing protein, whose protein sequence is MVEIRPFRAMHYSDETIGRDLSKVITQPYDKIEEDMQKRYYDRHQYNFVRLILPREDNRYEMAAKRLKEWQEKGIITRDEKPAIYIYTQEFEIRGKKYTRRGFIAAMRLHPFEERIVLPHEKTHRGPKEDRLRMLHATKTNLEAGFVLYKDDGRVRDIIDEAIRGKEDFYGVDDFGTVTRLYRIDDEEKIKIVQDVLRNEQVVIADGHHRYETAVHFRDEMRNMVKDWKENHAFNYRMTYMVSLDDPGLIVLPTHRLLLKRKIESSEWENIRKYFTVEEIDIKDAEKYLSERKDKNVFVVYQDGKAYGLELKSDVSEFMNPEWSDAYRSLDAVVLREVIFKILGVKDPKIDEDIIYERWIEDAVSKVDKGIAKVAFMLNPTPPEKVLEVARHLERMPQKTTDFYPKVISGFTMMPVNESEFL, encoded by the coding sequence ATGGTTGAAATAAGGCCCTTCAGAGCAATGCATTACAGCGATGAAACCATTGGAAGGGATTTGAGCAAGGTGATAACTCAGCCCTACGATAAAATAGAGGAGGATATGCAGAAAAGGTATTACGATAGACACCAGTACAACTTTGTGAGGCTCATTCTCCCACGGGAAGATAACAGGTACGAGATGGCTGCCAAGAGGCTCAAAGAGTGGCAGGAAAAGGGCATCATAACGAGGGATGAGAAGCCAGCCATATACATCTATACCCAGGAATTTGAGATCAGGGGCAAAAAATACACAAGGCGAGGATTCATAGCAGCCATGCGCCTCCATCCATTTGAAGAACGCATAGTTCTTCCCCACGAGAAAACTCATAGGGGTCCAAAGGAGGATCGTCTCAGGATGCTCCACGCCACAAAAACGAACCTTGAGGCTGGCTTCGTTCTCTACAAGGATGATGGGAGAGTTCGCGACATCATAGATGAGGCGATAAGGGGTAAGGAAGATTTTTACGGTGTGGATGATTTTGGCACGGTAACCAGGCTTTACAGGATAGACGACGAGGAGAAGATAAAGATCGTGCAGGATGTGCTTCGCAACGAGCAGGTGGTGATTGCAGACGGGCATCACAGATATGAGACGGCTGTGCATTTTAGAGATGAGATGAGAAATATGGTAAAAGATTGGAAGGAAAACCATGCCTTCAATTACCGCATGACCTATATGGTGAGTCTGGACGATCCCGGGCTCATAGTGCTTCCCACGCACAGACTTCTGCTGAAACGCAAAATAGAGAGCAGCGAATGGGAAAATATCAGAAAATATTTCACCGTGGAGGAAATAGACATAAAAGACGCGGAGAAGTATCTATCTGAAAGAAAAGATAAAAATGTTTTCGTTGTGTATCAGGATGGAAAAGCCTACGGTCTTGAATTAAAAAGCGATGTTTCTGAATTTATGAATCCAGAATGGAGCGATGCATACAGATCCTTGGATGCAGTTGTCCTTCGAGAGGTTATATTCAAGATCCTCGGTGTTAAGGATCCAAAAATAGACGAGGACATAATTTACGAGCGCTGGATCGAGGATGCCGTTTCAAAGGTGGACAAGGGCATAGCCAAGGTTGCATTTATGCTCAATCCCACACCGCCAGAGAAGGTTCTGGAGGTTGCAAGACATCTGGAGCGTATGCCACAGAAAACCACGGATTTCTATCCCAAGGTGATTTCAGGATTCACCATGATGCCCGTGAATGAGAGCGAGTTTCTCTGA
- a CDS encoding D-2-hydroxyacid dehydrogenase codes for MKVGICDPIAQEGVEYLKNEGFEVVDLTSVPKDELSKHVGDLDAIIIRSATKVRKDMIDAAKNLKAIGRAGVGLDNVDVEYAKSKGIKVINTPGATSISVAELTIGLILAVMRKIAYADREMRRGSWPKKKCKGIEMYGKTLGIIGIGRIGREVAKRAKAFGMRIVYYDVYRPDENTEKELGLEYRDLDTLISEADVITLHVPLVPETKHLINAERISKMKDGAIIINAARGGIVDEDALYDALKSGKLYGAALDVYENEPLKESKLFELDNVVLTPHIGAQAKEGQTRAGLEVAKKIAEVLRS; via the coding sequence ATGAAGGTGGGCATATGCGATCCCATAGCCCAGGAAGGTGTGGAGTACCTGAAAAATGAAGGCTTTGAGGTTGTTGATCTAACCTCTGTGCCCAAGGATGAACTGTCCAAGCATGTGGGAGATTTAGATGCGATCATAATAAGAAGTGCAACAAAGGTGCGCAAGGATATGATAGACGCTGCTAAGAATTTGAAGGCCATTGGTCGCGCAGGTGTGGGCCTTGACAATGTGGATGTTGAATATGCAAAAAGCAAGGGTATAAAGGTTATAAACACCCCTGGCGCCACGAGCATAAGTGTGGCCGAACTGACAATCGGGCTCATTCTCGCGGTTATGCGCAAAATAGCCTATGCAGACAGGGAAATGCGCAGGGGTTCATGGCCCAAGAAGAAGTGCAAGGGCATAGAGATGTACGGCAAAACACTGGGAATAATTGGAATAGGTAGAATAGGCAGAGAGGTGGCAAAGCGAGCGAAGGCATTTGGAATGCGTATAGTTTACTACGATGTTTACCGTCCGGATGAGAACACGGAGAAGGAGCTGGGTCTGGAATACAGGGATTTGGACACGCTGATCTCCGAGGCGGACGTGATAACCCTGCATGTTCCCCTTGTACCAGAGACAAAACATTTGATAAATGCGGAGAGGATTTCAAAGATGAAGGATGGAGCCATAATCATAAACGCAGCCCGCGGTGGCATTGTGGATGAAGATGCCCTGTACGATGCCCTTAAATCCGGAAAGCTTTATGGTGCGGCCCTTGATGTTTACGAGAACGAGCCCCTCAAGGAGAGCAAGCTGTTTGAACTGGACAATGTGGTTCTCACACCCCACATAGGGGCACAGGCCAAGGAAGGTCAGACGCGGGCGGGTCTGGAAGTGGCAAAGAAGATAGCAGAAGTTCTGAGATCTTAG
- a CDS encoding alanine--glyoxylate aminotransferase family protein, whose amino-acid sequence MMENTPKLFIPGPTEVDDRVRLAMAQRVIGHRTQEMTDLYGGIVEKMQKLFNTEHHVFVFTSSGSAVMEGTIRNLADRYVLHGACGAFSKRWYEMSLANEKEADLVWADWGLAVKPDMIAEAMGKKKYELLAQIHNETSTGVRNPTDEIAKIAHENDTLIAIDTVSSLGGDMIDVNKYDVVIASSQKALALPPGLAVAIVSEEAMEKSRNTKNKGYYFDFVRMLKRFEKSKQHPTTPSVPLLYAMDVQLDIMLKEGMQARYERHLKMREIVHNWVKKRGFELFAEKGYESVTVTTIKNTHGISIKELNNELVKRGMRISNGYGELKEKTFRIAHMGQLTPSDIMGLLDTIDEILEAEGVY is encoded by the coding sequence ATGATGGAAAATACTCCGAAGTTATTCATTCCGGGACCAACTGAGGTGGATGATAGGGTGCGCCTTGCCATGGCCCAGAGGGTTATTGGACATCGTACGCAGGAGATGACAGACCTTTATGGAGGAATAGTGGAGAAGATGCAGAAACTGTTCAACACGGAGCATCATGTGTTTGTTTTCACATCCAGCGGCTCGGCTGTTATGGAAGGGACCATAAGAAATCTAGCGGATCGATATGTGTTGCACGGAGCCTGCGGTGCATTCAGTAAGAGATGGTACGAGATGAGCCTTGCCAATGAGAAGGAGGCGGATCTTGTCTGGGCCGATTGGGGCTTGGCTGTCAAGCCTGATATGATTGCCGAGGCGATGGGCAAGAAGAAATACGAACTTCTCGCTCAGATCCATAACGAGACAAGCACAGGCGTGAGGAATCCCACCGATGAGATTGCAAAAATAGCCCATGAGAATGACACGCTAATAGCCATAGACACTGTGTCTTCTTTGGGTGGAGATATGATAGATGTGAACAAGTACGATGTTGTTATAGCCTCATCGCAGAAGGCACTTGCCTTGCCACCGGGACTCGCTGTGGCTATAGTGAGCGAGGAGGCAATGGAGAAGAGCAGAAACACGAAAAACAAGGGTTATTATTTTGATTTCGTTCGCATGCTCAAGAGGTTTGAGAAGAGCAAGCAGCATCCAACCACGCCTTCAGTACCGCTTCTGTACGCCATGGATGTTCAGTTAGATATCATGCTCAAGGAGGGTATGCAGGCCCGCTATGAGAGACACCTCAAAATGAGGGAAATCGTGCACAATTGGGTGAAAAAGAGAGGATTTGAGTTATTTGCAGAAAAGGGATATGAGAGCGTGACAGTTACAACCATAAAAAACACCCATGGCATATCAATAAAGGAACTCAACAACGAACTTGTCAAGAGGGGAATGCGCATATCCAACGGTTATGGTGAGTTGAAGGAAAAGACATTCAGGATTGCGCACATGGGCCAACTCACGCCTTCGGATATAATGGGTCTTCTTGATACCATTGATGAGATTCTTGAGGCCGAGGGGGTGTACTGA
- a CDS encoding multiprotein bridging factor aMBF1: MICELCGKDVPRLHKVVIEGVIMNVCDDCARFGKEIKGNEIPKEVKYLPPEVVRERLERKKRRRKDYLDEEEVLIEDYPEVIRKAREKMGLTQDELAKRILEKKTVISKIERGEMHPDEKLIKKLEKALNIKLKEKVSVTYRKESKNTGSLTLGDLIKGAL, from the coding sequence ATGATTTGCGAACTATGCGGCAAGGATGTACCCCGATTACACAAGGTGGTTATTGAAGGAGTTATTATGAACGTTTGTGACGATTGTGCAAGGTTCGGGAAAGAGATCAAGGGCAATGAGATTCCCAAAGAAGTTAAGTATCTGCCCCCGGAGGTTGTTCGCGAGAGGCTGGAAAGAAAAAAACGTAGGAGAAAAGATTATCTGGACGAGGAGGAGGTTCTAATTGAGGATTACCCAGAGGTCATAAGAAAGGCAAGGGAGAAAATGGGGCTGACGCAGGATGAACTCGCCAAACGCATACTTGAGAAAAAAACGGTCATATCAAAGATTGAGCGTGGGGAGATGCACCCGGATGAGAAATTGATAAAAAAACTGGAGAAGGCACTGAACATAAAATTGAAGGAGAAGGTGAGTGTGACCTACAGAAAAGAATCAAAAAACACAGGGTCGTTGACGTTGGGAGATCTGATCAAGGGTGCGTTGTAA
- a CDS encoding orotate phosphoribosyltransferase-like protein gives MKSIEELARRARELKEKGLDTKEIATELHLSTNTVEWLLTRGIGGEAPKDVKIGWRSIGIYPYRISKIAEIMSDIILEEMEKRQFDVDSIVGVLINGVPFATFIAEELNVEMIIYRPHPKMEEGAFSSNYAHIEGKKVVIVDDVISTGETLRKAIQDIRRSGGEPVLCMVLVNKTPWDEIEGVPLRGLIRARTL, from the coding sequence ATGAAGAGTATTGAGGAACTTGCCAGAAGGGCAAGAGAGCTTAAAGAAAAGGGATTGGATACCAAGGAGATCGCAACCGAGTTGCATCTTTCAACAAATACCGTTGAATGGCTTCTCACCAGAGGTATTGGAGGGGAGGCTCCCAAGGACGTTAAAATTGGCTGGAGAAGCATAGGAATCTATCCTTACAGAATATCAAAAATTGCTGAGATAATGAGCGATATAATTCTTGAAGAGATGGAAAAAAGGCAGTTTGATGTTGATTCCATAGTGGGAGTGCTCATAAACGGGGTGCCCTTTGCCACCTTCATAGCCGAGGAACTCAACGTTGAGATGATAATATACCGGCCGCATCCAAAGATGGAAGAGGGAGCATTCTCTAGCAATTATGCCCATATAGAGGGTAAAAAGGTTGTAATTGTGGACGATGTTATAAGCACGGGCGAAACACTCCGCAAGGCTATCCAAGATATTCGCAGATCAGGAGGAGAACCGGTTCTATGCATGGTCCTTGTAAACAAAACTCCATGGGATGAGATAGAAGGGGTGCCCCTGAGGGGACTCATACGCGCAAGAACCCTATGA
- a CDS encoding macro domain-containing protein, giving the protein MILRKWRVVGTEVQVALCDVTKEDADAIVNAANSSLKHGGGVAWAIVNEGGMEIQKESDEYVQKHGPVPTGNVAVTGAGSLKAKYVIHAVGPIWRGGNNNEDALLYNAVFNTMKKADELNVERIAMPAISTGIYGFPKDRAARIFARAIRDFLQSREKTRIRVIRICHIDERSARIFAENMRF; this is encoded by the coding sequence ATGATCCTACGAAAATGGAGAGTTGTAGGAACCGAGGTGCAGGTGGCCCTCTGCGATGTGACAAAAGAAGATGCTGATGCCATAGTTAACGCTGCAAATTCAAGTTTGAAACATGGAGGAGGAGTGGCCTGGGCAATAGTGAATGAGGGAGGTATGGAAATACAGAAAGAGAGCGATGAATACGTGCAAAAACACGGGCCCGTGCCAACCGGAAACGTAGCGGTAACGGGAGCGGGAAGTTTGAAGGCAAAGTACGTAATACATGCCGTTGGACCAATATGGAGAGGGGGAAACAATAACGAGGATGCTCTGCTCTACAATGCCGTTTTTAACACCATGAAAAAGGCTGATGAGTTGAATGTGGAGAGGATAGCCATGCCCGCCATAAGCACAGGAATATACGGATTCCCAAAGGACAGGGCAGCGAGAATATTCGCCCGGGCAATCAGAGATTTTCTACAGAGCCGAGAAAAAACAAGAATAAGGGTGATAAGGATATGCCACATTGATGAGAGAAGTGCAAGGATCTTTGCGGAGAACATGAGATTCTGA